One segment of Lytechinus variegatus isolate NC3 chromosome 13, Lvar_3.0, whole genome shotgun sequence DNA contains the following:
- the LOC121426950 gene encoding uncharacterized protein LOC121426950, translating to MEPRDISEIYREKYSSDQEKILTRPCSILKDDDTDGHTGERPSTAWTLTSSKLDDRTPCAIKGDRTNADAKEGLDFGCCQRHDGQWEKFFCRDCDVFICASCVILEHEKQGHTWISASEAVGQIQRETKDILLRAEVKLDTVGAAITELEKKITEVPLHTQALRDSVAVACDDAIKYFMQHLQSKRSLLLERIKTLEKSGIDDLESSQKEGMEIQAKLARITLSESKVIAERNPGDILKWKTNLEESLKAIQVQSWCIKNAHVKVGALDPELKFVKRAQETHQCWCHVGSLVQPGRWRMVRTIKVQRQLGDLVTAIATMKDGSVALGYEISGVCIVDAAGHQRHVFQEVGHVKDISVMSRHKLAILDANGVIKVVHLSGQVTTNEFPEGSHHFKCLSASTEGALFMGSISENTIHILGGDQSCEILAMPMSPLRIAFSSNHIAILHQPASITILDMDGIEQSVIHEDQWAYASVCSSGMGDFFVLSADKSNPKSLKIGRYGLDGTMVETVISDYHISTLGWLNPRISASSGKIMVCVEDELITFEREMFTLE from the exons ATGGAGCCGCGTGACATCTCTGAAATCTACAGAGAAAAGTACAGCAGTGATCAGGAGAAGATTCTGACAAGGCCATGCAGTATTTTGAAAGATGATGATACAGATGGTCACACTGGAGAAAGACCATCAACTGCCTGGACATTAACTTCCTCCAAACTTGATGATAGGACACCCTGCGCTATCAAAGGAGACCGTACCAACGCTGATGCCAAGGAAGGACTGGACTTTGGTTGCTGCCAACGTCACGATGGTCAGTGGGAGAAGTTCTTCTGCAGAGACTGTGATGTGTTCATCTGTGCATCGTGTGTGATCCTGGAGCATGAGAAGCAGGGCCATACATGGATCAGTGCGTCTGAAGCTGTAGGTCAGATACAGAGAGAGACAAAGGACATCCTGCTCAGAGCAGAGGTGAAGCTGGATACAGTTGGTGCCGCCATTACTGAGCTTGAGAAGAAGATTACAGAG GTACCCCTACATACACAGGCTCTCAGGGATAGTGTTGCAGTAGCTTGTGATGATGCAATCAAGTATTTCATGCAACATCTGCAATCCAAACGCTCCCTGCTATTAGAAAGAATAAAAACCCTGGAGAAATCTGGCATTGATGATCTAGAATCATCACAAAAGGAAGGAATGGAGATTCAGGCCAAACTTGCAAGGATAACCTTGTCCGAATCGAAGGTAATAGCTGAAAGGAATCCAGGAGATATCTTGAAGTGGAAAACCAATCTTGAGGAATCTTTGAAGGCTATTCAGGTGCAGAGCTGGTGTATAAAGAATGCCCATGTAAAGGTTGGTGCCCTAGATCCAGAACTCAAATTTGTCAAAAGAGCTCAGGAAACTCATCAGTGTTGGTGCCATGTTGGCAGCCTAGTGCAACCAGGAAGATGGAGAATGGTGCGAACAATTAAAGTTCAGAGGCAGTTGGGTGATCTAGTAACAGCAATTGCCACAATGAAAGATGGTTCAGTGGCACTGGGATACGAGATAAGTGGAGTGTGCATTGTAGATGCTGCTGGTCATCAAAGGCATGTTTTCCAAGAAGTAGGACATGTTAAAGACATCTCAGTCATGAGCAGACACAAACTAGCCATTTTAGATGCTAATGGTGTCATCAAGGTTGTGCATTTGTCAGGTCAGGTGACAACAAATGAATTCCCTGAAGGTTCCCACCATTTCAAGTGTCTCTCAGCCTCTACAGAAGGTGCACTATTCATGGGATCAATCTCTGAGAACACTATCCACATCTTGGGAGGTGACCAATCCTGTGAAATCCTAGCAATGCCAATGTCGCCACTGAGGATTGCCTTCTCATCCAACCACATTGCCATCTTGCACCAACCTGCAAGCATCACAATACTGGACATGGATGGCATAGAACAGAGTGTCATCCACGAAGACCAGTGGGCTTATGCTTCAGTGTGCTCGTCAGGAATGGGTGACTTCTTTGTCCTCTCTGCTGACAAATCCAACCCAAAGTCACTGAAGATTGGCCGTTATGGCTTGGATGGGACAATGGTAGAAACTGTCATTAGTGACTATCACATATCTACATTAGGA